The Haloplanus sp. CK5-1 genome segment GATGGTGTACTCGATGTCCGCATCCTCCAGCACCTTCACGAGGTCGCGAACCGCCGTGTTGCGCTCGGCTACCTCGTCAGGCATCGCGTCGTCGAGGTTGAGTTTCGAGCGTGAGACGTCGAATCCCTCCTCCGTGTACCCGTGGGCGAGCACCACGTCGGCGCCCGCTGGCCCCGCGATGTCGACGGTCTCTTCGGCGAGTCGTTCGACGCGTTCGTGATCCTCCGGTCCGATCGCGACCAGGATGGTCTCTAAGGCCATGCCCGATCGATTCACGGGCCTGATACAAACCGTTACCGCCGGGACCAGTACGATTTTGCGGCCGCTCCCCCATGCCTCCGTATGCTCACGACGGATCTCTCCGACCGGGTGGCGCTGGTGACTGGGAGCGCGTTGGGTGTCGGCCGGGAACTCGCCCTCTCGATGGCCGACGCCGGCGCGTCGGTCGCCGTCCACTACCACACC includes the following:
- a CDS encoding universal stress protein; its protein translation is MALETILVAIGPEDHERVERLAEETVDIAGPAGADVVLAHGYTEEGFDVSRSKLNLDDAMPDEVAERNTAVRDLVKVLEDADIEYTIRGEVGDPGETMVDLAEAHDADIVVVGGRERTPAGKAIFGSVAQSIMLDAPCPTLYVRTGTE